The Salmo salar unplaced genomic scaffold, Ssal_v3.1, whole genome shotgun sequence genome includes a region encoding these proteins:
- the LOC106613906 gene encoding LOW QUALITY PROTEIN: forkhead box protein I2-A (The sequence of the model RefSeq protein was modified relative to this genomic sequence to represent the inferred CDS: inserted 1 base in 1 codon), with amino-acid sequence MLLLIEEETRIRTQLEGIMNAFGQQPSNAQTSPIQHHSAQELLDMAVYCDNIGSMYQHQQNLHHGHHPQRPPAHPQSYGLGEYTSPTSNPYLWLNGPSIDTSPYLTGLNGASYIQSGYGANQRQFXTPPTGFGGADLGWLSISSQQELFKMVRPPYSYSALIAMAIQGAGDKRLTLSHIYQYVAENFPFYKKSKAGWQNSIRHNLSLNDCFKKVARDDDDPGKGNYWTLDPNCEKMFDNGNFRRKRKRRADLNGGDNNNTVLAVKSEDTAALKVSDTASIMSSSPPSLQDSPGSSEPESSLSPSVEHSPCYNNFVSTMNSMLAGSNNSSTREGARGNFGSGRHAMGDLSPHQTRENMSGLGSYSPSQITPLNSDTTHLSTANRMNCYTSAQNNHSGGLGLTNSLPNHFTVNHLIYSREGTEV; translated from the exons ATGTTATTGTTGATAGAAGAAGAAACCAGGATTCGTACTCAATTAGAAGGGATTATGAACGCTTTTGGACAGCAGCCATCCAACGCGCAGACCAGCCCCATTCAGCACCACAGCGCGCAGGAGCTCCTGGATATGGCCGTGTACTGCGATAACATCGGCAGCATGTACCAGCACCAGCAAAACCTCCATCATGGTCACCACCCGCAGAGGCCGCCGGCGCATCCTCAAAGCTACGGCCTCGGTGAGTACACCTCGCCGACCAGCAACCCGTACCTGTGGCTAAACGGCCCGAGCATCGACACGTCTCCATACCTGACGGGATTGAACGGAGCATCGTACATACAGTCTGGATACGGAGCGAACCAGCGGCAGT TTACCCCTCCTACCGGGTTTGGTGGAGCTGACCTCGGATGGCTGTCAATCTCTAGCCAGCAGGAACTCTTCAAAATGGTTAGGCCTCCGTACTCTTACTCAGCGCTCATAGCCATGGCTATCCAGGGCGCCGGGGACAAGAGGTTGACGCTGAGTCACATCTATCAGTATGTGGCAGAGAATTTTCCCTTTTATAAGAAGAGCAAAGCTGGCTGGCAGAACTCAATCAGACACAACCTGTCACTGAATGACTGTTTTAAGAAAGTTGCACGGGATGACGATGATCCAG GAAAGGGAAATTACTGGACGTTGGACCCAAACTGTGAGAAAATGTTCGATAACGGCAACTTccgaagaaagagaaagagaagagctgACTTGAACGgaggagacaacaacaacactgttCTTGCGGTGAAGTCAGAAGACACTGCCGCCCTGAAGGTCTCCGACACGGCCAGTATCATGAGTTCATCCCCTCCCAGCCTCCAGGACTCCCCTGGTTCCTCCGAGCCCGAATCATCCCTGTCCCCGTCTGTGGAACACAGTCCCTGTTACAACAACTTTGTCTCCACTATGAACTCGATGCTGGCGGGGAGTAACAACAGCTCTACCCGGGAGGGGGCCAGGGGGAACTTTGGTTCAGGAAGACATGCTATGGGGGATTTGTCGCCTCATCAGACCCGAGAAAACATGTCCGGACTTGGTTCATACTCGCCCTCTCAAATCACGCCATTGAACTCGGATACCACTCACCTCTCCACAGCTAATAGAATGAACTGCTACACATCCGCACAGAACAATCACAGCGGAGGCCTGGGCCTCACCAACTCTCTCCCAAACCACTTCACTGTTAATCATTTGATATATAGCCGCGAAGGGACCGAGGTCTAA